The proteins below come from a single Chryseobacterium sp. MA9 genomic window:
- a CDS encoding VOC family protein, producing MDLKTDNQNKEVERLLSIGASKIKGWNYEKDADYVVLQDPEGNSFCIVQQNIKE from the coding sequence ATGGATTTAAAAACCGATAACCAGAATAAAGAGGTGGAACGGCTTCTTAGTATTGGTGCTTCAAAAATAAAGGGATGGAATTATGAAAAGGATGCCGACTATGTTGTTCTTCAGGATCCTGAAGGCAATTCATTTTGTATTGTACAACAGAATATCAAAGAATAA
- a CDS encoding Crp/Fnr family transcriptional regulator, with protein sequence MIIDENLLLENGAVYEDYPAKEIIYEMGNIPQYYFQIVKGTVELNNYHEDGKEFTLNILSEGQSFGESLLFGNKNYPMNAIAKTDCRILKLPKSNFLSMLSTNTELMFTIFRYLSDRLFYKYVMLFNNSAIDPASKIKSLMDYYKESSIKQTPYSYPVPLTRQQIANLTGLRVETVIRTIKKMAEDEVLRLDGRTILY encoded by the coding sequence ATGATCATCGATGAAAATCTTTTGCTCGAAAATGGAGCAGTTTACGAGGATTATCCCGCAAAGGAAATTATTTATGAAATGGGAAATATTCCTCAATATTATTTCCAGATTGTTAAGGGGACAGTAGAACTGAACAATTACCATGAGGATGGAAAGGAGTTTACCCTGAATATCCTCTCAGAGGGTCAAAGCTTTGGAGAATCTTTACTGTTTGGGAATAAAAACTATCCCATGAATGCCATTGCAAAAACTGACTGCCGGATCCTGAAATTACCAAAATCCAATTTTCTGAGCATGCTGAGTACAAATACGGAATTGATGTTTACGATTTTCCGTTATCTTTCAGATCGTCTTTTCTACAAATATGTGATGCTGTTTAACAATTCAGCCATTGATCCGGCGTCGAAAATAAAATCGTTAATGGATTATTATAAGGAAAGTTCAATAAAACAAACCCCCTATTCTTACCCAGTTCCGCTCACCAGGCAACAAATAGCCAATTTAACGGGTTTGCGTGTCGAAACAGTAATACGGACGATTAAGAAAATGGCAGAAGATGAGGTTCTTAGGCTTGATGGACGAACGATTTTATATTAA
- a CDS encoding NUDIX domain-containing protein — translation MSPHKQIIEKSAESYQLYLPHISIDTVIFGFSENELKVLAIKMKFNQQWFLPGGYLKKKENIDDAAVRILSERAGVSDIFLEEFAVFGKYGRSEDSFADYEDSLWHKQRFVSIGYYALVNYHNVSPKADEMSEEFDWLDVNNLDRYPITMDHKEIIQKALLTLRERITYKPIGYNLLPEKFTMTELQKLYETILGRDLNRGNFYRKIKNMGILKKLNELRKGGAHKAQELYSFDRENYEKALQDGVNSW, via the coding sequence ATGAGTCCCCATAAGCAGATCATAGAGAAATCAGCTGAGTCCTATCAATTATATTTACCACATATTTCCATCGATACGGTCATTTTTGGCTTTAGCGAAAATGAGCTTAAGGTACTTGCGATCAAAATGAAGTTTAATCAGCAGTGGTTTCTTCCTGGTGGTTATCTTAAAAAGAAAGAGAATATTGATGATGCGGCTGTGAGAATTCTGTCCGAGCGTGCAGGGGTGTCCGATATATTTCTGGAGGAGTTTGCGGTATTCGGAAAGTATGGCAGAAGCGAAGACTCTTTTGCTGATTATGAAGACAGCCTGTGGCATAAACAGAGATTTGTTTCCATTGGGTATTATGCACTGGTCAATTACCATAATGTTTCTCCCAAAGCAGATGAAATGAGTGAAGAATTTGACTGGCTGGATGTCAACAATCTTGACAGATATCCTATTACAATGGACCATAAGGAAATTATCCAGAAAGCGCTCCTGACCCTTAGAGAGCGCATCACCTATAAACCTATAGGGTATAATCTGTTACCGGAGAAATTTACGATGACTGAGCTGCAAAAGTTGTATGAAACGATATTGGGCAGAGATCTTAACCGTGGTAATTTTTATAGAAAGATCAAGAATATGGGTATTCTGAAAAAATTAAACGAGCTTCGAAAGGGTGGGGCGCATAAAGCACAGGAGTTATATTCTTTTGACAGGGAAAATTACGAAAAGGCATTGCAGGATGGTGTCAATAGCTGGTAA
- a CDS encoding ferritin-like domain-containing protein, with protein MATKTVSKKTTTKTPAKSGKTPAKKNASKGLKDLFEEGLKDIYWAEKALVKSLPKMHKNATDKKLKLAIENHLLETEVHVKRLEECFKSLKKKAQAKKCDAMQGLLDEGKSIMEETEPGTVRDAGIIAAAQKVEHYEISTYGTLAAYAKVLKENICLKNLLATLNEEKKCDKLLSKIADIGLNSKAL; from the coding sequence ATGGCAACCAAAACAGTATCAAAGAAAACAACAACAAAAACACCTGCAAAATCAGGAAAAACACCAGCTAAAAAAAATGCTTCTAAAGGATTGAAAGATCTATTTGAAGAAGGGTTAAAAGACATCTATTGGGCAGAAAAGGCTTTGGTAAAAAGCTTACCCAAAATGCATAAAAATGCAACAGATAAAAAGCTCAAACTCGCTATTGAAAATCACCTGCTGGAAACTGAAGTTCATGTAAAGAGACTTGAGGAATGTTTTAAATCGCTAAAAAAGAAGGCTCAGGCAAAAAAATGTGATGCCATGCAGGGGCTTCTTGATGAGGGGAAAAGCATCATGGAAGAAACTGAACCTGGTACGGTGAGGGATGCAGGGATCATAGCCGCTGCGCAGAAAGTCGAACACTATGAAATTTCGACGTATGGGACACTTGCTGCCTATGCAAAAGTTCTTAAGGAAAATATATGTCTAAAAAATCTTTTAGCAACCCTAAATGAAGAAAAGAAATGTGATAAGTTACTGAGTAAAATTGCAGACATTGGACTCAATAGCAAAGCTTTGTAG
- a CDS encoding AraC family transcriptional regulator, translated as MVYPDDEEDVKKLEELIKASQEINYKKGVIVGKMNLLSFLDYHSDYKGMLKLIRELEALGLGNNHQQLTRLYMNKSFANDALGIEREARQDLREALVHAKKIGGDKGHIEVSYVYNATATFFNDKSPDSVFYYQKKELNELVQISNKNSKKVQMSIALNKLNIGKSYLVLKPQQLDLAEPYFMDAYNYKTTHPDIFEELDLPILCGVAHFYSYKKDYNKSLEILNEVLQREKTKNSPSYRSYAYSVLTDVYEGLGNSKEQAKYAKLYASLNDSINRVAKKEVSQQFDKLVTNVETKKEKEYSSNLKMILIATGCFILILSLITWFSWKRKNKIIHKKYEDLITKVSTEQTQQKLKLQDSVKNNETKSLVIITDNTTRALLFKLEKFETSEKYLRKDLSLTWMANNLNTNTKYLSEIIKIYRDHNFTSYINEHRINYIIKKLYENPVYREYKIAYLSEECGYSTPRVFVNAFKKETGFTPSYFIEQLKSS; from the coding sequence ATGGTTTATCCAGACGATGAAGAGGATGTTAAAAAATTAGAAGAGTTAATTAAAGCTTCTCAGGAAATCAATTATAAAAAGGGAGTGATTGTTGGTAAAATGAACTTACTCTCCTTTTTAGATTACCATTCAGATTATAAGGGAATGCTTAAACTCATCCGTGAATTAGAAGCATTAGGATTAGGAAACAACCATCAGCAACTTACCAGACTTTATATGAATAAATCATTTGCAAATGATGCGCTAGGTATAGAAAGAGAAGCGCGTCAGGATTTAAGGGAGGCCTTGGTGCATGCTAAAAAGATAGGAGGAGACAAGGGACACATAGAAGTTTCATATGTATATAATGCCACTGCAACATTTTTCAATGATAAATCTCCTGATTCTGTATTTTATTATCAGAAAAAAGAACTGAATGAACTTGTACAAATAAGTAACAAAAATTCAAAAAAAGTACAGATGTCCATTGCACTCAATAAACTCAATATTGGAAAATCTTATCTGGTTTTGAAACCACAGCAACTGGATCTGGCAGAACCTTATTTTATGGATGCTTATAATTATAAAACTACACATCCTGATATTTTTGAAGAACTCGATTTACCAATATTGTGTGGTGTTGCTCATTTTTATTCTTATAAGAAAGATTATAACAAGTCACTTGAAATTTTAAACGAAGTTTTGCAAAGGGAAAAAACAAAGAACAGTCCTTCTTACAGATCTTATGCTTATTCGGTTCTTACAGATGTTTATGAAGGTTTGGGAAACTCAAAAGAGCAGGCTAAATATGCAAAATTATATGCATCATTAAATGATAGCATCAACCGGGTTGCCAAAAAAGAGGTAAGTCAACAATTTGACAAACTGGTCACAAATGTTGAAACTAAAAAGGAAAAAGAGTACAGTTCTAATTTAAAAATGATACTTATAGCTACCGGTTGTTTTATTTTAATTTTATCGTTGATCACTTGGTTTTCTTGGAAAAGAAAAAATAAAATCATTCACAAAAAATATGAAGATCTTATTACTAAAGTAAGTACAGAACAAACACAGCAGAAATTAAAATTACAAGACAGCGTTAAAAATAATGAAACAAAGTCATTGGTAATAATTACTGATAATACAACGAGAGCACTTCTCTTTAAACTTGAAAAATTCGAAACTTCAGAGAAATACCTTCGGAAAGATCTCAGTCTTACATGGATGGCTAACAATCTGAATACTAATACAAAATATCTTTCAGAAATTATTAAAATATACAGGGATCATAATTTTACCAGCTATATCAATGAACACCGTATCAACTATATTATTAAAAAACTCTATGAAAATCCGGTTTACAGAGAATACAAAATAGCTTATCTTTCTGAAGAGTGCGGATATTCAACCCCAAGAGTATTTGTTAACGCCTTTAAAAAAGAAACAGGTTTTACACCATCATATTTTATAGAACAGCTAAAATCTTCATAA
- a CDS encoding low affinity iron permease family protein: protein MKKNLFDRFADWAVCFTGSAGAFIGASLLVIIWAATGPMFKFSEVWQMVINTGTTIITFLMVFLIQKAQNKDSKAIQIKLNELIASHEQASDNIVDIEDLTEEELDELHKFYERIGKVPPKKQNSQK from the coding sequence ATGAAAAAGAATCTATTTGACCGGTTTGCGGATTGGGCTGTTTGCTTTACAGGCAGTGCGGGTGCTTTTATTGGAGCAAGTTTATTAGTAATCATTTGGGCAGCCACCGGACCGATGTTTAAATTTTCAGAAGTCTGGCAAATGGTTATTAATACAGGCACTACCATTATCACTTTTCTGATGGTATTTTTAATCCAGAAAGCACAAAATAAAGATTCAAAAGCAATCCAGATAAAACTCAATGAACTGATTGCAAGCCATGAGCAGGCAAGTGATAACATAGTTGATATCGAAGACCTTACAGAGGAAGAACTTGATGAGCTCCATAAATTTTATGAAAGGATTGGAAAGGTTCCTCCAAAAAAACAAAACAGTCAGAAATAA